The genomic segment GACGCCCGGCAGATTGAAGTGATCAATAAACTGGTTGCACTTGATGCCCGTTTGTCCCTCGTCGGCTTTGATCAGCTGGACAGAAATTTCAATGGCGCGATCAAAGTGAATATGGATGAAGTACAGGCCGATGCGGTTGACAGTCTGATTTTACCAGTAAGCGGTACAGATAAAAAAGGCTTTGTCGAAACAACGTTTTCAAACGAAAACGTTCAATTAACAGCCGAATGGCTGGAGAAAACACCGGAACACTGCACAATTTACTCAGGTATTTCGACAGATTACCTGGATAAAGCGGCAGTTGAGGCCGGCCGTTCGGTTGTCAGATTATTTGAGCGGGATGATGTGGCCATCTATAATTCAATTCCAACTGTTGAAGGAACATTAATGATGGTGATACAAAATACAGATATTACCATCCATAATGCTCAGGTGATGATTCTTGGCCTTGGCAGAACAGGAATGAGCCTGACGCGGGCTTTCCACGCTTTGGGTGCCCATGTCAAAGTCGGAGACAGGCATCCGGAACATTTGGCGAGGGCACAGGAGATGGGGGTTCAGACGTTTTATCTGACTGATCTGGAAAATCAGGTTCAGGATAATGAAATTTGTATCAATACGATACCGGCACTTGTGCTCACCAGTAAAGTTCTTTCCAGGATGCCTTCCGGAAGTTTTATTCTTGATGTCGCTTCACTTCCCGGAGGAACGGATTTCAGATATGCCAAAAAAAGGGAATCAAAGCCATGATCACACCCGGTTTACCAGGACTGGTCGCTCCTAAAACGGCGGGACGGATTATCGCAAATGTCATGGCAGAATTACTCCTTGAAAAATTTAACAAAGGAGGAAACCTGATATGAGCCTGAAGGGCAGACACATTGGTTTTGGCATTACTGGTTCTCATTGTACGTACAGTCAGGTCATCCCGGAAATAAAAAAGCTGATCACTCTGGGATGTCAGGTGACGGTTTTCGTTACCTATACCGTGAAAAATACCGTTACCCGTTTTGGAAGCGGTAAAGACTGGGTCAGTAAGGCAGAGGAAATCACGGGCAATAAAGTCATTGATTCGATTGTTGAAGCTGAACCCTACGGTCCGAAAAAACCGCTTGATTGTATGATTATTGCTCCTCTGACGGGAAATTCAATGAGTAAATTTGCCAATGCGCAGACAGATTCTCCGGTGCTCATGGCAGCAAAGGCAACCCTCAGAAATGGCAGACCAATTGTCCTTGGTATTTCAACGAATGATGGACTGGGACTCAATCTGCAGAACATTGCGAAACTGATCGTAACGAAGAACATTTACTTTATTCCGTTCGGTCAGGATGATCCGATAAATAAGCCAAATTCCCTCGTTGGACATATGGGATTGATGCCTGAGACGGTTGAATCAGCTCTGCTCGGGAAACAGCACCAGCCCCTGCTGCTTGAAAAAAAGTAGTCAATCCGGTGATTGATCTCTTCTTCTGACAGGATTATGATAAAATAAGGTTGTCATGATGTATGCTGTCAGACTGATACGTTCATTTGCTTTTTAACCGGTAGTGGTCTGAGAAAATGATGCTCAGAATATCGTGACTGGCTGCAATCTGAATTTTGTTTTTCCGGACATTGGCTGTATGTTGAGATGAAGAAAACCAGTGATCTCATGATATCACCCGGCCGGGATTCGGATGTACATGAAGGGATGTAAACGAATTTGAAAATAATTGTTCAAAAGTTTGGCGGGACATCCGTTCAAACTGCAGCAATGAGGAATCACGCTGTTCGTCATGTTGTGCAGGCAGTAAACATGGGTTACAAAGTGATTGTCGTCGTTTCGGCCATGGGACGCTCAGGCGATCCTTATGCAACGGATACACTGCTGGGTCTTGTGAAGGAACATAACAGTTCTGCCCGTGAAAGGGATATTTTGATGTCATGCGGAGAAACCATATCCATGGTGGTCTTCTCCAGTTTACTTAAGGCAGCAGGTGTCCGTTCTGAAGCGTTAACAGGTGCTCAGGCCGGATTTCGCACGAATGCGACATTTAATGATGCAAAAATCGTGGAAATGAAAGTAAAGCCGTTGCTCCGCAGACTCGAAAAACTGGATGTGGTCGTCGTTGCGGGTTTCCAGGGACAGACTCAGGATGGTGAAATCACGACGCTCGGACGCGGTGGAAGTGATACATCAGCTGCTGCTCTTGGAGCGGCAGTCGGCGCCGAGTGGATTGACATTTTTACTGATGTGAACGGCGTGATGACAGCCGATCCGAGAATCGTAAGCAATGCGCGACGACTTTCCGTACTCACATACAACGAAGTATGTAATCTGGCTTATCAGGGCGCTAAAGTGATCCATCCCCGGGCAGTTGAAATTGCGATGACTGCGAAAATACCGATCCATATCCGATCCACTGTTTCTGACGAACTCGGGACGCTGGTCACGACAATGACTCAGTCCGGAAGGGGTCAGGATATCAGGGAACGCCCGGTAACAGGCATCACCTATGTAAAAGGGGTGACTCAGATTCGAGTACGGGCAGGAAAGGATGAATATGATCTTCAGGCAAAAGTGTTTAAAGCCATGGCAGAGCAAGGGATCAGTGTCGACCTGATTAATATAAGTCCTAATGGTGTGGTTTATACGGTAAACGGAAAGGCCAGTGAACGGGCGGTCAGTACATTGAAAAGTCTGGGATATACTCCGGAAGTTCTGACCGGCTGTGCTAAGGTTTCTGCCGTAGGAGCAGGAATGGCCGGCCTGCCGGGAGTCGCTTCACGAATTGTCAATGCCCTTACAGAAAAGGGAATTCGTATTTTACAATCCGCGGATTCACACAACACAATCTGGGTACTGGTTGATGAATCCAGAATGAAGCAGGCCGTAAATGCTCTGCACCATGCGTTTCATTTAGAAAAAGTTCAGGATCAAATTCAGATGGAGCAACAGAAACAGGAGTGAGGAGAATGGATTTTGGAAGTTTGCTGACCGCAATGGTCACCCCTTTTGATGAAAAAGGAAATGTAAGTCTTGAACGCACGACAAATCTTGTGGAACATTTACTTAAAACAGGATCAGAAGGCATAGTTGTAGCCGGAACCACCGGAGAGTCACCGACGCT from the Sporolactobacillus sp. Y61 genome contains:
- a CDS encoding dipicolinate synthase subunit B produces the protein MSLKGRHIGFGITGSHCTYSQVIPEIKKLITLGCQVTVFVTYTVKNTVTRFGSGKDWVSKAEEITGNKVIDSIVEAEPYGPKKPLDCMIIAPLTGNSMSKFANAQTDSPVLMAAKATLRNGRPIVLGISTNDGLGLNLQNIAKLIVTKNIYFIPFGQDDPINKPNSLVGHMGLMPETVESALLGKQHQPLLLEKK
- the dapG gene encoding aspartate kinase, with translation MKIIVQKFGGTSVQTAAMRNHAVRHVVQAVNMGYKVIVVVSAMGRSGDPYATDTLLGLVKEHNSSARERDILMSCGETISMVVFSSLLKAAGVRSEALTGAQAGFRTNATFNDAKIVEMKVKPLLRRLEKLDVVVVAGFQGQTQDGEITTLGRGGSDTSAAALGAAVGAEWIDIFTDVNGVMTADPRIVSNARRLSVLTYNEVCNLAYQGAKVIHPRAVEIAMTAKIPIHIRSTVSDELGTLVTTMTQSGRGQDIRERPVTGITYVKGVTQIRVRAGKDEYDLQAKVFKAMAEQGISVDLINISPNGVVYTVNGKASERAVSTLKSLGYTPEVLTGCAKVSAVGAGMAGLPGVASRIVNALTEKGIRILQSADSHNTIWVLVDESRMKQAVNALHHAFHLEKVQDQIQMEQQKQE